A single Arachnia propionica DNA region contains:
- a CDS encoding FecCD family ABC transporter permease → MSRPAWVLLGLVILLPCLAMASFLFGSGEVPAEQVMAVLSGGGTGQQRLIVLGMRGSRTLIALVAGAALGIAGVLVQALTRNPLAEPGLLGVNAGAACAVAIGLGLARSLPIAMMMLVSLVGALVSGLVVTGAAGAWRGRHDPVRIVLVGAAWSAVVSAITTVMLLSDPRIYAEFRFWDAGAVMPRPLDLVIAAAGTLGAGLLAALLLARSMDALALGEEFAKGLGLAAGRARMLVALTCLVLCAAATALVGPVSFLGLIAPFAARLVVGPRHRSLIWFSALLGGVTLLAADVLGRVVNPPAEVQAALMCALLGAPLFIGLARARRGVQL, encoded by the coding sequence GTGAGCAGGCCTGCCTGGGTGCTGCTCGGGTTGGTGATCCTCCTACCCTGCCTGGCCATGGCATCGTTCCTGTTCGGGTCCGGCGAGGTGCCCGCCGAGCAGGTGATGGCGGTGCTCTCCGGCGGTGGTACCGGGCAGCAGCGCCTCATAGTGCTCGGGATGCGCGGCTCCCGGACCCTGATAGCGCTGGTCGCCGGCGCCGCCCTCGGGATCGCTGGGGTGCTGGTGCAGGCGCTGACCCGTAACCCGCTGGCAGAGCCGGGACTGCTGGGGGTCAATGCGGGCGCCGCCTGTGCCGTGGCCATCGGCCTCGGTCTCGCCCGGTCCCTGCCGATCGCGATGATGATGCTGGTCTCCCTTGTCGGTGCGCTTGTCAGCGGACTGGTGGTGACCGGGGCAGCGGGGGCCTGGCGGGGACGTCACGACCCGGTTCGTATCGTGCTGGTGGGGGCTGCCTGGAGTGCGGTCGTCTCGGCCATCACCACGGTCATGCTGCTCAGCGACCCCAGGATCTACGCAGAGTTCCGTTTCTGGGACGCGGGGGCCGTGATGCCGCGGCCACTGGACCTGGTGATCGCCGCGGCGGGAACGCTCGGGGCCGGGCTGCTGGCCGCGCTGCTGCTGGCGAGATCCATGGACGCCCTGGCCCTGGGGGAGGAGTTCGCCAAAGGACTCGGCCTCGCGGCCGGGCGGGCCCGGATGCTGGTGGCCCTCACCTGTCTGGTGCTCTGCGCGGCGGCGACGGCCCTGGTGGGTCCGGTCTCCTTCCTCGGGTTGATCGCGCCCTTCGCAGCACGGCTGGTCGTCGGCCCGAGGCATCGCTCGCTGATCTGGTTCTCGGCCCTGCTGGGTGGGGTGACGTTGCTGGCTGCCGATGTGCTGGGCCGGGTGGTGAACCCGCCCGCCGAGGTGCAGGCCGCCCTGATGTGCGCCCTGCTCGGGGCGCCGTTGTTCATCGGGCTGGCCCGGGCGCGACGAGGGGTGCAGCTGTGA
- the fepB gene encoding Fe2+-enterobactin ABC transporter substrate-binding protein, whose product MTNPLFNPISRRTFSGLVPVLLTLGLTGCGSGGTSGGGDASSPASARTVTHDLGETVINGTPKRIVSTSVVLTGTLLALDAPVVGSGASKPGAEGFDDVGFFSHWSATAKERGVKALYTNSKLDVEAVTAEKPDLIIIASTGGDSTKDDYDSLSRIAPTVAINYNSESWQTVTRKVADVTGTQARAEELTNTFNSRVTELKAGMSGVPTDPVQAIVYTPSNGLSFAKPGGPHDEIFSALGFKLAEAPASSGEEGANRKDFVFATVEQSVQALTSETLLLVSGDDKTVEQLKADSNYNTTQTVSSGKLVPLGISSFKLDYYSALAMAETLAAAYSG is encoded by the coding sequence ATGACCAACCCACTTTTCAACCCGATATCCAGGCGCACGTTCTCCGGTTTGGTCCCGGTCCTGCTGACGCTGGGGCTCACCGGCTGCGGATCCGGGGGAACCTCCGGGGGAGGGGACGCCTCGTCTCCCGCGAGCGCCCGCACCGTCACCCACGACCTCGGCGAGACCGTCATCAACGGCACCCCGAAACGGATCGTGTCCACATCGGTGGTGCTGACCGGCACCCTCCTGGCCCTGGACGCACCCGTGGTCGGTTCCGGGGCGTCGAAGCCGGGCGCCGAGGGATTCGACGACGTCGGTTTCTTCTCTCACTGGTCGGCTACCGCCAAGGAACGCGGTGTAAAAGCCCTGTACACGAACAGCAAACTCGACGTTGAGGCCGTGACCGCGGAGAAACCGGACCTGATCATCATCGCATCCACGGGAGGGGACAGCACCAAGGACGACTACGACTCGCTGTCCAGGATCGCTCCGACCGTCGCCATCAACTACAACTCCGAGAGCTGGCAGACCGTCACCCGGAAGGTGGCCGACGTCACCGGCACGCAGGCCAGGGCCGAGGAACTCACCAACACCTTCAATTCGAGGGTCACGGAACTCAAGGCCGGAATGAGCGGGGTCCCCACCGACCCGGTGCAGGCCATCGTCTACACCCCGTCCAACGGCCTGTCCTTCGCGAAACCGGGCGGCCCCCACGACGAGATCTTCTCGGCTCTCGGTTTCAAACTCGCCGAGGCACCCGCCAGCAGCGGTGAAGAGGGAGCCAACCGCAAGGACTTCGTGTTCGCGACGGTGGAGCAGAGCGTGCAGGCACTGACCTCCGAGACCCTCCTGCTCGTCTCCGGTGACGACAAGACCGTCGAACAGCTGAAAGCAGATTCCAACTACAACACCACCCAAACCGTGAGCAGCGGCAAGCTGGTGCCGCTGGGGATCTCCAGCTTCAAACTGGACTACTACAGCGCGCTCGCCATGGCCGAGACCTTGGCGGCCGCCTACTCGGGGTGA
- the pknB gene encoding Stk1 family PASTA domain-containing Ser/Thr kinase, with protein MNKSSTYDPMVGSVLDDRYEILAKLARGGMATVYRARDRRLQRTVAVKIMRTDLGEDDEFAAKFDREARSAALINHPAVVSIFDQGISRGQPYIVMEFIDGETLRRLIARDAPLEPVLALDYLEPIASALAAAHDAGIVHRDIKPENVMISTRGHVKVADFGLARQTESPQMTATGVLVGTASYLPPELVTHARPDSRSDIYSTGIVLFELLTGKKPHVGENNYQIAYAHVNIDVPAPSAKLRELGFPGFIPDYLDALVAACTARDPKARVADGRELMDKLRRVRTELASNPGQHNPALAAQLRPLPGDGDAATQQISPRPEPRPRPLKELPPIPVRPRSAETPDPVVEEVSPDAVTAIVQPQSLRSPASAPSPRSATSARSASSAGEPPRATLPGPGRNGSPSSHRTPIFPQFSQDPIYRRRRGIMLFVLVLVVTAIVVSVSWWWAEGRFTTTPEVTNIPQEQALQALKANGLEYTTQEAFSEDVAVGSVISTDPAGNARTLRGTKVAVTVSKGPERYAMPEVVGQELSRARSAIESTNLAVGQVKEDWSESVEAGLVISASASAGDLLPPGAKIDLVVSKGRQPITIKDYKGTDADQASRELKKQGFTVEVSEEHSDTVAAGQVISQDPASGTGHRGDTVKLVKSLGPEMVTVPDVARKRTDEAQKELEGAGFKVEVQNNSIFPAPLGFASGTNPSAGSTAPKGSTVILYVT; from the coding sequence GTGAACAAGAGCAGTACCTACGACCCGATGGTCGGAAGCGTGCTGGACGATCGCTACGAAATTCTCGCGAAACTCGCGCGGGGCGGCATGGCCACGGTCTACCGGGCACGTGACAGGCGCCTCCAGCGGACCGTCGCGGTCAAGATCATGCGAACCGACCTGGGCGAGGACGACGAGTTCGCCGCGAAGTTCGACCGGGAGGCGCGCTCCGCGGCCCTGATCAACCATCCCGCGGTGGTCAGCATCTTCGACCAGGGCATTTCCCGGGGACAGCCCTACATCGTCATGGAGTTCATCGACGGTGAGACCCTGCGCAGACTCATCGCCCGTGATGCCCCCCTCGAACCGGTGCTGGCCCTCGACTACCTGGAGCCCATCGCCTCGGCCCTGGCGGCCGCCCACGACGCAGGGATCGTCCACCGCGACATCAAACCCGAGAACGTCATGATCTCGACCCGCGGCCACGTGAAGGTCGCGGACTTCGGCCTGGCCCGCCAGACCGAGTCCCCGCAGATGACCGCCACCGGGGTACTGGTCGGCACCGCCTCGTACCTGCCCCCCGAGCTGGTCACCCACGCCCGCCCGGATTCGCGCAGCGACATCTACTCAACCGGAATCGTCCTGTTCGAGCTGCTGACGGGCAAGAAACCGCACGTTGGCGAGAACAACTACCAGATCGCCTACGCGCACGTGAACATCGACGTGCCCGCCCCTTCCGCGAAGCTTCGCGAACTGGGGTTCCCGGGTTTCATCCCCGACTACCTCGACGCCCTGGTGGCCGCCTGCACCGCACGCGACCCGAAGGCCCGCGTCGCGGACGGCCGCGAACTCATGGACAAGCTGCGCCGGGTCCGTACCGAACTGGCAAGCAATCCGGGACAGCACAACCCGGCGCTGGCCGCCCAGCTGCGTCCTCTGCCCGGTGACGGCGACGCTGCCACCCAGCAGATCTCGCCGCGCCCCGAGCCGCGCCCGCGCCCCCTCAAGGAGCTGCCGCCGATCCCCGTTCGTCCCCGGTCCGCGGAGACACCCGACCCGGTCGTGGAGGAGGTCTCACCGGACGCGGTGACGGCCATCGTGCAGCCGCAGTCCCTCCGGTCACCGGCCTCTGCACCCTCGCCGCGGTCCGCGACCTCGGCCAGGTCGGCGTCCTCCGCGGGGGAACCGCCCCGGGCCACGCTTCCCGGTCCCGGCAGGAACGGTTCCCCGAGTTCCCACCGCACGCCGATCTTCCCCCAGTTCTCCCAGGACCCGATCTACCGGCGCCGCCGGGGCATCATGCTGTTCGTCCTGGTGCTGGTCGTCACGGCGATCGTCGTCTCCGTCTCCTGGTGGTGGGCCGAGGGACGGTTCACCACCACCCCCGAGGTGACCAACATCCCCCAGGAGCAGGCGCTCCAGGCCCTCAAGGCCAACGGTCTCGAATACACCACCCAGGAGGCGTTCTCCGAGGACGTCGCGGTGGGTTCGGTGATCAGCACCGACCCGGCCGGAAACGCCAGGACCCTCCGGGGCACGAAGGTCGCGGTGACCGTTTCCAAAGGTCCCGAGCGCTACGCGATGCCCGAAGTGGTGGGGCAGGAACTCTCCCGGGCCCGCTCCGCCATCGAATCGACGAATCTGGCAGTCGGGCAGGTGAAGGAGGACTGGTCGGAATCCGTCGAGGCCGGCCTGGTGATCTCCGCCAGCGCATCGGCGGGGGATCTTCTGCCCCCCGGCGCCAAAATCGACCTGGTTGTCAGCAAGGGCCGCCAACCCATCACCATAAAGGACTACAAGGGAACCGACGCCGACCAGGCCAGCAGGGAACTCAAGAAACAGGGCTTCACGGTCGAGGTTTCCGAGGAGCACTCGGACACCGTCGCAGCCGGGCAGGTGATCTCCCAGGATCCCGCCAGCGGCACCGGGCATCGCGGCGACACCGTGAAACTGGTCAAGTCCCTGGGCCCGGAGATGGTGACCGTGCCGGACGTCGCTCGCAAACGCACCGACGAGGCCCAGAAGGAACTGGAGGGCGCCGGGTTCAAGGTGGAGGTCCAGAACAACTCCATCTTCCCCGCGCCGCTCGGGTTCGCCTCGGGAACCAACCCCTCGGCCGGTTCAACGGCCCCCAAGGGCAGCACCGTCATCCTCTACGTGACATGA
- a CDS encoding DMT family transporter, giving the protein MDSNRRFLPSFALLLAAAAWGSTVVVAKGAYESSMTPAHLLISRLTLTALCLLPAFLPHLRMKRETCVRGIILGLIFNTGLVLQMVGLEHTPPSLSGFITASYVVFTAILTPLIMKQPTPGRTWIAVSLTLAGIGILALGNDGGGNDGFGLGTAITLLGAVLFALHIIFLGRWVEPETVQSLTLMQALTGAGGMLCFLPFADYQLPATWDLWWPVLYLGIFCGAVTLFLQSWAQSYVPATTSAVIMCSEPMWAAVFAIGFGMEELTWQVLLGGGLVVAALLLTAWPGRRAKFLETLVEELRSRRARRRS; this is encoded by the coding sequence GTGGATTCGAACCGCCGGTTTCTGCCGTCATTCGCTTTGCTGCTGGCAGCAGCCGCCTGGGGGTCGACGGTAGTGGTGGCCAAGGGCGCATACGAGTCCTCCATGACACCCGCCCACCTTCTGATCTCCCGGCTCACCCTGACCGCCCTGTGCCTGCTGCCCGCCTTCCTGCCCCATCTCAGGATGAAACGCGAAACCTGTGTACGGGGCATCATCCTCGGCCTGATCTTCAACACCGGTCTGGTGCTCCAGATGGTGGGGCTGGAACACACCCCGCCCTCGCTCTCGGGGTTCATCACTGCGAGTTACGTGGTCTTCACCGCGATCCTCACCCCCCTCATCATGAAACAACCCACCCCGGGGCGCACCTGGATAGCGGTGTCCCTGACGCTGGCCGGGATCGGCATCCTGGCTCTCGGGAATGACGGCGGCGGGAATGACGGGTTCGGACTCGGCACGGCCATCACGCTGCTGGGGGCGGTGCTCTTCGCCCTCCACATCATCTTCCTGGGACGCTGGGTGGAACCCGAGACGGTACAGTCGCTCACCCTGATGCAGGCCCTGACCGGGGCAGGGGGGATGCTCTGTTTCCTGCCCTTCGCCGACTACCAGCTGCCAGCCACCTGGGATCTGTGGTGGCCGGTGCTCTACCTGGGTATCTTCTGCGGGGCCGTCACGCTGTTCCTGCAGAGCTGGGCGCAGAGCTACGTGCCCGCCACCACGTCGGCGGTGATCATGTGTTCGGAGCCGATGTGGGCCGCAGTGTTCGCCATCGGGTTCGGCATGGAGGAACTCACCTGGCAGGTTCTCCTGGGCGGGGGTCTGGTGGTGGCGGCACTCCTGCTGACCGCCTGGCCCGGGCGTCGCGCCAAATTCCTGGAGACGCTCGTCGAGGAACTGCGTTCGCGACGCGCCCGCCGTAGAAGTTGA
- a CDS encoding class II 3-deoxy-7-phosphoheptulonate synthase: MSSIMSRAELRSLPMLQQPNYPDEAALDSVIDAVEKLPPLVFAGECDGLRAKLAEVAEGRAFLLQGGDCAESFEAVTAQHIKDKLLVQLSMAVVMTYAAQVPVVKVGRIAGQYAKPRSKPTETRGETTLPSYRGDAINGFDFTEQARAHDPERLIRLYNASAATLNLVRAFVTGGFADLRGVHTWNRDFVGNPEVEAAYEELAAEIDRALTFMVACGVDDRALSTIDFYASHEALLLEYERAMTRVDSRSQQVYGCSGHMLWIGERTRQLDGAHVELLRRVRNPLGIKLGPTTTPRQAIELADRLDPDREPGRITFITRMGADRVREVLPRVIEGVEETGRKVAWVCDPMHGNTFEAANGYKTRSFNDVVEEVRGFFDVHDSLGTWPGGLHVELTGDDVTECVGGALKLEETDLADRYETVCDPRLNRNQSLELAFTVATRLRKGRRSRGNPVLDFRAKEL, translated from the coding sequence ATGTCGTCGATCATGTCCCGGGCCGAGTTGAGATCCCTGCCGATGCTTCAGCAGCCCAACTATCCGGACGAGGCCGCGCTGGACAGCGTGATCGACGCCGTGGAGAAACTGCCGCCGCTGGTGTTCGCGGGGGAGTGCGACGGCCTGCGGGCCAAGCTCGCGGAGGTCGCGGAGGGGCGGGCATTCCTGCTGCAGGGCGGCGACTGCGCCGAGTCCTTCGAAGCGGTCACGGCGCAGCACATCAAGGACAAGCTGCTGGTGCAGCTGTCCATGGCCGTCGTGATGACCTACGCCGCCCAGGTCCCGGTGGTGAAGGTTGGGCGGATCGCCGGGCAGTACGCCAAACCCCGCAGCAAGCCGACGGAAACCCGGGGGGAAACCACCCTGCCCAGCTACCGGGGTGACGCCATCAACGGGTTCGACTTCACCGAACAAGCCCGGGCCCACGATCCGGAACGCCTGATCCGTCTCTACAACGCCTCCGCGGCCACCCTCAACCTGGTGCGCGCGTTCGTGACGGGTGGTTTCGCTGATCTGCGCGGGGTGCACACCTGGAACCGTGATTTCGTCGGCAACCCCGAGGTGGAAGCGGCATACGAGGAACTGGCGGCGGAGATCGACCGGGCGCTGACCTTCATGGTCGCCTGCGGGGTGGATGACAGGGCGCTGTCCACCATCGACTTCTACGCCTCGCACGAGGCGCTGCTGCTGGAGTACGAACGGGCCATGACCCGGGTCGACTCCCGTTCGCAGCAGGTTTACGGCTGTTCGGGTCACATGCTGTGGATCGGGGAACGCACCCGGCAGCTCGACGGCGCCCACGTGGAGCTGTTGCGGCGGGTCCGGAACCCGCTGGGGATCAAACTGGGTCCCACCACCACACCCCGGCAGGCCATCGAACTGGCCGACCGCCTCGACCCAGACCGGGAACCGGGCCGGATCACCTTCATCACCCGGATGGGCGCCGACCGGGTGCGCGAGGTGCTTCCGCGGGTGATCGAGGGGGTGGAGGAGACCGGACGCAAGGTCGCCTGGGTGTGCGATCCGATGCACGGCAACACCTTCGAGGCCGCCAACGGTTACAAGACCCGCTCCTTCAACGACGTGGTGGAGGAGGTTCGTGGTTTCTTCGACGTCCACGACTCCCTCGGTACCTGGCCGGGAGGCCTTCACGTCGAACTGACTGGCGACGACGTCACCGAGTGCGTCGGCGGTGCTCTGAAACTCGAGGAAACCGACCTGGCCGACCGCTACGAGACGGTGTGTGATCCCAGGCTGAATCGCAATCAGAGCCTGGAGTTGGCCTTCACCGTCGCCACCAGGCTCCGCAAGGGACGCCGGAGCCGGGGAAATCCGGTGCTGGACTTCCGGGCCAAGGAACTGTGA
- a CDS encoding response regulator, with amino-acid sequence MNEITRNRVMLVDDHPMWIEALGEDLTEEGFEIVAVAKNGTECLQRARATCPDVVVMDLQIPAPDGATCTELLVQEFPDIQVLVMSASGEREDVLRAMKSGARGYLVKSASKAELIEGVRRTAAGDAVFTPGLAGLVLGEFRRMVNVAHSHDDDGPVLTTREVEVLRQVAKGLAYREIAEELFVSHRTVQNHVQNVLRKLQLHNRVELTLYAIDQGLHDPNE; translated from the coding sequence GTGAACGAGATCACTCGGAACCGCGTGATGCTGGTGGACGACCACCCCATGTGGATCGAGGCGCTGGGCGAGGACCTCACCGAGGAGGGCTTCGAGATCGTGGCCGTCGCCAAGAACGGAACGGAGTGCCTGCAGCGGGCGCGCGCCACCTGTCCCGACGTGGTGGTGATGGATTTGCAGATCCCCGCCCCGGACGGGGCGACCTGCACCGAACTGCTGGTGCAGGAGTTCCCGGACATCCAGGTGCTGGTGATGTCGGCCAGCGGAGAACGGGAGGACGTGCTGCGGGCCATGAAGTCCGGGGCCCGGGGGTACCTGGTGAAATCGGCCTCCAAGGCAGAACTGATCGAGGGGGTGCGGCGCACCGCCGCGGGGGATGCGGTGTTCACCCCCGGTCTGGCCGGGTTGGTGCTGGGCGAGTTCCGGCGGATGGTCAACGTCGCCCACAGCCACGACGACGACGGCCCGGTGCTGACCACTCGCGAGGTGGAGGTGTTGCGGCAGGTGGCGAAGGGCCTGGCCTACCGGGAGATCGCGGAGGAGTTGTTCGTCTCCCACCGTACCGTCCAGAACCACGTGCAGAATGTGCTGCGCAAGCTCCAGCTCCACAACCGCGTGGAGTTGACCCTCTACGCCATCGACCAAGGACTCCACGACCCGAACGAGTGA
- a CDS encoding sensor histidine kinase produces MPGTPPTSARLGWVQAASSWFRKDYDVLGRVFVVTATVRVVLAIHTVVVSLWFVYPTAKNQAGLLISLAVILLWTFFVTFLLRRPTDRNLWVHLADGAVTCSLIFATPLVTAQPYGQTSLAGYWMTGCCLYAAVLRGTAAGITATLATAMPLLMIPPRVTISRIDLVLSILLMSICVGVLITQFKHTITEQERARIRSVALGERERLARIVHDGALQVLALVEREGPELGPRGLRLAELAHESETQLRNLIRDKEILSENATRQVDLAAALDRFQSTKVVVSTMAGQVLVPRLIAEEVEAALIEALKNVEKHAGPGAKAWVLLDQEDSEVILWVRDNGVGMDLSEAASAGERGRLGIRDSIVGRMTALGGAAVVKSTLGEGTEWELRFPVKVGEV; encoded by the coding sequence ATGCCCGGGACGCCCCCGACGTCGGCGCGCCTGGGCTGGGTCCAGGCCGCTTCCTCCTGGTTCCGCAAGGACTACGACGTGCTGGGGCGGGTCTTCGTGGTCACCGCGACGGTGCGCGTGGTGTTGGCGATTCACACGGTGGTCGTCTCCCTCTGGTTCGTCTACCCGACAGCCAAGAACCAGGCAGGGCTGCTGATCTCCTTGGCCGTCATCCTGCTGTGGACGTTCTTCGTCACCTTCCTGCTGCGGCGCCCCACCGACCGGAACCTGTGGGTGCACCTGGCCGACGGCGCCGTGACGTGTTCCCTGATCTTTGCCACCCCCTTGGTGACGGCCCAACCGTACGGGCAGACCTCCCTGGCCGGATACTGGATGACGGGGTGCTGCCTGTATGCGGCCGTGCTGCGGGGAACCGCAGCCGGGATCACCGCCACCTTGGCCACGGCGATGCCCCTGCTGATGATCCCGCCGCGAGTCACCATCTCACGGATCGACCTGGTGCTTTCCATCCTGCTGATGAGCATCTGCGTGGGGGTGCTCATCACCCAGTTCAAACACACCATCACGGAGCAGGAACGGGCCCGGATCCGTTCCGTGGCGCTGGGGGAGCGGGAACGCCTGGCGAGGATCGTTCACGACGGCGCCCTGCAGGTGCTGGCCCTCGTTGAACGGGAAGGACCCGAGCTGGGGCCGCGTGGGCTGCGGCTGGCGGAACTCGCCCACGAATCCGAAACCCAGTTGCGCAACCTCATTCGCGACAAGGAGATCCTCAGCGAGAACGCCACCCGGCAGGTGGACCTGGCGGCCGCCCTCGACAGGTTCCAGAGCACCAAGGTGGTCGTCTCGACCATGGCCGGGCAGGTCCTGGTTCCCAGGCTCATCGCCGAGGAAGTGGAGGCCGCTCTCATCGAGGCGTTGAAGAACGTGGAGAAACACGCGGGCCCGGGAGCGAAGGCCTGGGTGCTGCTGGATCAGGAGGATTCGGAAGTGATCCTCTGGGTGCGCGACAATGGGGTCGGAATGGATCTCTCCGAGGCTGCCTCCGCCGGGGAGCGGGGACGCCTCGGGATCAGGGATTCGATCGTGGGCAGGATGACGGCGCTCGGAGGAGCCGCCGTGGTCAAGTCCACTCTGGGAGAGGGCACCGAATGGGAACTGCGATTCCCGGTGAAGGTGGGAGAGGTGTGA
- a CDS encoding lysophospholipid acyltransferase family protein, with product MWYKFFKIFIFRPLVRFGFRARIHGAENVPANGGAILVSNHIATMDPVIIPAMLPRKVTFPAKAELFDGSKNLGRAIVAWFLKAIGMVPMDRGGGRASAASLKAIFEVLDAGKVIGIFPEGTRSPDGRLYKGKTGMARMVLASGAPVLPVGLIGTQTVRGFLGIPWVRRPVVVVGEPLDFSDLKGRESETRTLRWVTEEVQAAIQCLTGQEYADVYATRVKYGDLKEKGSDEFLRPRPGGGPRPAASEG from the coding sequence ATGTGGTACAAGTTCTTCAAAATCTTCATCTTCCGCCCGCTGGTCCGGTTCGGGTTCCGCGCCCGGATCCACGGCGCCGAGAACGTGCCCGCCAACGGTGGGGCCATTCTGGTGAGCAATCACATCGCGACGATGGATCCCGTGATCATTCCCGCGATGCTGCCCCGGAAGGTCACCTTCCCCGCGAAAGCGGAGTTGTTCGACGGGAGCAAGAACCTCGGCCGCGCCATCGTGGCTTGGTTCCTGAAGGCCATCGGGATGGTCCCCATGGACCGCGGCGGCGGCCGGGCCTCGGCCGCGTCCCTGAAGGCCATCTTCGAGGTGCTCGATGCCGGCAAGGTGATCGGCATCTTCCCGGAGGGAACCCGGTCCCCTGACGGCAGGCTCTACAAGGGCAAGACCGGGATGGCGCGCATGGTGCTGGCCTCCGGCGCGCCGGTGCTGCCCGTCGGTCTGATCGGCACCCAGACCGTCAGGGGATTCCTCGGCATTCCCTGGGTGCGGCGCCCCGTGGTCGTGGTCGGTGAACCGCTGGACTTCTCCGACCTGAAGGGCCGTGAATCCGAGACCCGCACCCTGCGCTGGGTCACCGAGGAGGTGCAGGCCGCCATCCAGTGCCTCACCGGCCAAGAATACGCCGACGTCTACGCCACCCGGGTAAAGTACGGCGATCTCAAGGAGAAGGGCTCCGACGAATTCTTGCGGCCCCGTCCCGGAGGTGGGCCCAGGCCGGCGGCGAGCGAAGGGTGA
- a CDS encoding C40 family peptidase, translated as MKSFRRGLVGLLVAASVVFMPTASADPDAVAAAKERLDRIHEESANLDAQLIEAITRAEESKAKLETLAQDLSAQESKVAQLRTDLGDLAMMQLNGGGLGGGVDITGQLLGSTDDTTFLSGLATIQNETDRSVADLQTLQAEQGRLDTLRSQQESITESRNADLEAKEKLSKEYEAKEAEAQKVYDRLSAEEQERLKKLEEEAERERAARENPSPSPSPTASPSPGRGNKSDPPATPSPGGGGSERAQQAVNYALAQVGKGYVMGTTGPSTFDCSGLMYAAYKQVGISLPRTSQAQFSAGTSVSKGDLQPGDLVFYYGGITHVGMYIGNGQIVHAANPRSGVVTASVNSMPYQGARRVS; from the coding sequence GTGAAGTCGTTCCGCAGAGGATTGGTTGGTCTTCTCGTCGCAGCCAGCGTGGTCTTCATGCCCACCGCGTCCGCCGATCCCGATGCCGTCGCCGCTGCGAAGGAGAGACTGGATCGCATTCACGAGGAATCGGCGAACCTGGACGCCCAGCTCATAGAGGCGATCACCCGCGCCGAGGAGTCGAAGGCCAAGCTCGAAACCCTGGCGCAGGACCTGTCGGCGCAGGAGAGCAAGGTCGCCCAGCTGAGGACGGACCTCGGTGACCTGGCGATGATGCAACTCAACGGCGGCGGTCTCGGTGGCGGCGTGGACATCACCGGTCAGCTGCTCGGCAGCACCGACGACACCACCTTCCTGTCCGGGCTGGCCACCATCCAGAACGAAACCGACCGAAGCGTGGCCGACCTGCAGACCCTGCAGGCGGAGCAGGGTCGGCTGGATACGCTCCGCAGCCAGCAGGAGTCCATCACCGAATCGCGGAACGCTGATTTGGAGGCCAAGGAGAAGCTCTCCAAGGAGTACGAGGCCAAGGAGGCGGAGGCCCAGAAGGTCTACGACCGGCTGAGCGCCGAGGAACAGGAACGCCTCAAGAAACTGGAGGAGGAGGCGGAGCGGGAACGAGCGGCCCGCGAGAACCCCAGCCCCAGCCCCAGTCCTACTGCTTCCCCGTCCCCCGGCCGGGGCAACAAGTCCGATCCTCCCGCCACCCCGTCCCCCGGCGGTGGTGGTTCCGAGCGCGCCCAGCAGGCCGTCAACTACGCCCTCGCCCAGGTCGGGAAGGGCTACGTCATGGGCACCACCGGGCCCTCGACCTTCGACTGCTCCGGGTTGATGTACGCCGCCTACAAGCAGGTCGGCATCTCCCTGCCCCGCACCTCCCAGGCCCAGTTCTCGGCCGGCACCTCCGTGTCCAAGGGGGACCTGCAACCCGGTGACCTGGTCTTCTACTACGGCGGCATCACGCACGTCGGCATGTACATCGGCAACGGCCAGATCGTGCACGCAGCCAACCCGCGCAGCGGCGTGGTCACCGCCAGTGTGAACTCGATGCCCTACCAGGGGGCGCGGCGCGTATCCTGA